GGCGCCTCGAAGGTCGCGTTGTCGATGACCGTGTCGGGGTCGAAGACCGCGATGTCCGCGTCCGCCCCGACCCGGATCCGGCCCTTGTCCGCCATCTGCGGCACGTAACCCTCGAGCCTCTGCGCCGGCATCAGGGTCATCTTCCGGATCGCATCCATGAGCGTGAGGAGGCCTTCCTCGCGCACGTAGCGGCCGAGAACGCGAGCGAAGGTGCCGGCCCCGCGCGGGTGGCCGTTGCCATCCAGGAACGGGACGCCGTCGCTCGCCACCATCACGAGGGGGTGGGCGAGCGCGAGTTCGAACATCTCCTGCGGGATGATGTGCGCGATGATCCGGCCGCCCGTCTCGCGCCGCTCGTCGAACGTCTCCTCCGTGAGGCGCTCGCCGGTCGCATCCCATTCGATGTCGCTGTAATCGGACCCGAACCGCTCGCGCCAGCCGGGGTCGAAGATCGCGGCCCGGATGTCGGTGGAGGCGGCCGTGTAGGGATAGACCTCCGTCGTCACGTCCAATCCCCGCTCCTGCGCTCCCTCGATCATGCTCAGGAGCGTCGGCACCTGCCCGAGGCCGCTCGATCCGATGTGGACGATGTGCACGCCCGCGCCGGTCGTCGCCGCGTTCGCGATCATCTCGTGTACGGCCTCGATCGAGCTTCCCGGCTCGACCATCCCGGCGTAGCGGATGTGGACAAAGTTCGTCACGCCTTCTTCCGCCGCGAGCTGGAACATCCGGTGGATCTCCTCGCGCCGGGCCCCGGGCGTGTACTGGATGCCGTAGCCGATCCCGAGCGCGCCGCGTCCCAGTTCTTCGCGCAGCCGGTTCTCCATCACCACGACCTGCTCGAGACCGGCCGCCAGCCGGACCGCTTCCTCCTGCCCGCCGAGGGCGAGTCGGCGGGCCGCCCCATGCGAGGCCGTAGCGCCGTAGTGGATGACTGCCTGTCCCTCGCGTCGCGCGTACCACTCCTCGACATCTCCGGTGCCGCTCTCCAGCTCGAGCGCGGTCGTGACCCCGTCCCGTGCCTGAAGCCGGCTCGAGTAGCGATTCTGGCCGTGGGCGTGGAGGTCGATGAACCCCGGCGCCACGACGAGACCGGACACGTCGACCACCGTCTCGCCGTCCAGCGGAGACTCGGAAATCGCGGCGATCGTCCCGTCGCGGATCCCGACGTGGCGCACCGCGTCGAGACCGGATTCGGGGTCCATCACGCGACCGCCGGAGAGCACGAGGTCGTAGCTCTGGGCCGCCGCCCCGACGCCTGTCGAGACCAGCGCGGCGGCAACGGCGATCAGCGTTCCGAGTCTGATGGCGAGGATCCGTTTCATCCGAGCAGCCCCGGAAGCATGCGCGCGACCCAAAGTCCGAGGAAGGTGCCCACGGCGTTGCCCAGCGACCCGATCAGGACGGCGGGAAGCACCAGATCACCGCGCCCGAGGCTGCGCGCCAGCGCGAGTGCGGAGGTGCCGCCGCCGACGTTCGCCTGCGAGGCCACGGCCGCGATATCCACGTCGAGCCGGAGGAGGCGGGCCGCGCCGAAGGTCACGAATCCGTGCACGACGATGATCGTGAAGGCGAAGACGAGGAGCGCGAGACCGAGCGGGCCGATGTCGGCCAGCGCCCGCACGTCGCAGTGGGCCCCGATCACGCACAGGAAGAGGTAGACGGAGAACAGGCCGAGCGTCCGGCTCCCCGACAGGTCCGTGATGGCCCGGAACTGGGCGAGGACGAGGGCGATCACGGTGAGGATCAGGATGTCCGGAATCGGGAACCCCATGGCGGCGGTCCATGCCTCCAGCCGCTGTGAAGTCCACAGCGTTCCGAAACCGATCGCGAGGACGAGGGCGAGATCGACCGGGTGTATGCGCTCGGTGTCCTCGTCGATTCCGAGGTCCGGAGCCCGGTTGTCGGCACCCGGCACCGCGTCGGCGAGCCCACCCCAACTCCAGCCGGACTTCGGCCAGTGCGGCCGCAGCCAGCGGGGGATCGCGATCGTCGCTGCCATCCACACGGTCGTCATGATCGAGTCCACGGCCGAGGCCCCGCCGAACAGCACCCCTTCGCGCATGACGTCGTACCTGAGCGCCACCGCGTTGAAGTTCACGCTGCCGCCCGTGTAGGTGCCCGTGAACATTCCGCCCAGCGGCCCGAACAGGGGACCGATCCGCTCCGGCCCGTCCACGAGGGCCATGCCCGCGACCACGCCGGCCACGGTCCCCAGCGACCCGATGAGAAAGAGCGTGATGATCGGCAGCCCGGCGCGGAGGATGTCGCGCAGGTTGACCTTCAGGAGGAGCCACACGATCGCGAGCGGGGCGACCGTGCGGAAGATCGCGTCGTAGGCCGGGACCGGCTCCGCCTCGGTCGAGGAGGTCGGAAGCAGGCCGAAGTTCGCGATGATCGCGGTGAAGATGATGACCATCAGCGCGGTGCCGCCGTGCCGCAGGAAGGTCCGGCGCACGAGCCACTCCGTCCCCGCGATGACGAGGCACAACGCGGCGACGATATAGAGCGTCTGCGCGGTCACGCCGGGACCCGGTCGGCGATCGGACGTACAGTCACCGGCGGTTCAGTCGCCGGCATAGAGCGACTCCGCCTTCACCGCGGAGGTCGTGATGCCCTTGATGAAGGCGGAGGAGAACCCGCGGTGTTCCATCTCGTTGAGGCCGGCGATCGTGCAGCCGCGCGGCGTCGTCACGCTGTCGATCTCGCGTTCGGGGTGACGGCCCTGGTCCCGGACGAGGGCCGCGGCGCCGAGCGCGGTCTGGGCTGCCATGCGGAGCGCCTCTTCGGGGTGGAAGCCGATCTCGATGCCGCCCTGGCAGGCGGCCCGCACCGCCCGCAGGAAGAACGCCACGCCACAGGCGCAGAGGGCCGTGGCGGGCACCATGTGCTCCTCCTCCACGACGAGCGTGGCGCCGACCGCACGGAACAACTCCGCCACCCGGTCGAGGGCCCCGGCGTGGGCGGGTTCCGCCGCGAGACACGTCATCGACTCGCGCAGCGCGACCGCGGTGTTGGGCATGGCGCGCACGATCGCCACGTCGGGGCCCACGTGCCGGCGAATCGCCGCGATCGACGCCCCCGAGACGACGGACACGAGGAGGTGGCGCCCGGCGTCCACGTGCGGGGCGATCTCCATCAGCACCGCGTCGAGGGCCTGCGGCTGGACCGCGACGATCACCGTGTCGCAGGCGGCCACGGCGCCCGGATTGTCGGACGACACCGGGAACCCCCGTTTCGCGAGATCCGCCACCCGCTGCGTGTGGCGGCGCGTGACGTGGACCTCGCCGGGAGCGTGCGAGCCCGCGGCCACGAGCCCCTCGGCGATGGCGCGCCCGATATTCCCCGCGCCCAGGATGGCGACGCTGGCGGAAGATTTCGAGTGGCGCATATCGAAGCCCCTTCGCGTGTTTCGGAAGTGAGGTCTGCGCCGGACCGGTGGCGGCCGAGCCCGGCGACCCGTGGCAAATCCGCGCTGCCGGCGCGGGGCGCATTGTCGCCCGCGGGCCGCACGACCCGCAAGGCGTTGCCGCCCGAGCGGCGCGGCGATGTCGCCGGACCCGGCCAACACCGCGACATTGGCGGTGTCCCTGCAGAGAACGGAGGACGGAAGATGGATCGTCGGATGGCGGAGTACGAAGCGAAGAAGCAGACGCCGCTCGTGGCGTACATCCTCCTCGTGGTGTTCGGGGTGGTGGGTGCCCACAACTTCTATCTCGGACGACGCGGACAGGCGCTGGCCCAGCGGGTCGCCAGAGGCCGGAATCCCAACAGGAAATCTTCTAACTACATACAGGGCTGCACGATCTGCGTTTCCTGCCTTAGTTCTGGACCTTGCTGGACCGAGCCGCTAGAGCGGGAAAACCGGGGTTGGATGGCGGGACTTCCGCGCCCGCTCCGCCTCTTCGCCGAAGGTTCCTGAGACTCCCTCCTCGCCCTGTACCTTGAAAGCCATGCCGTCGGCACAGTGACGGCGATCCGACCTGTTTGAGCACCCCGACGAGATCCTTCAACCATGGCCTGACACCCGCTGTTCATCGGGTGCATGGTCCCTGCACTGAGCGCCATCCATCGCTACCTTTGTCCCCATGGGATCTCATCTCCGCTCCTTGGCTTCTCGACCGAGGCTTGCCTCCCCGGCGGGCTGCTTCGCTGAGGTGGACCGCACTGATCATCGAGTTGGTCTGCCAGATAGGCATGTCGCTCGCGTCCTCGCTCTCGCCACAGCGGCGTTGGTGGCCTTCACGGCCTGCGGAGACGACCCGATGACACCGGCCGTACCGGACCCACCCGTTCCCACGACGGTGGCGATTTCACCCACATCGGCGGCATTCCATTCAATCAGCGACAGCCTACGAATGATCGCTACGGTGAGCGACCAGTACGGCCAGGAGATGCCCAATGTCGCTGTCGCGTGGAACAGCGGCGATACGTCCGTCGCCACCGTGACGGAAGGGCTCGTTACCGCAGTGGGCAACGGCAGCGCGACCGTGACCGCCACGGCCGGGTCGGCGACGGCCAGCGCGGAGGTGGCAGTGGAACAGTCGGTTGCCGAACTGGCCGTGTCCCCGGCTGCACATACGCTGGTCGCTATCGGTGATACGGTTCGGTTTGCGGCGGAGGCGTGGGATGGGAACGGGCATGTCGTGACGGGCGCGGAGTTCATGTGGTCGTCGGATGACGAGTCGGTCGTTACCGTGGACGCTCAAGGGCTGGCGACGGCGGCGGTGAACGGAAGCGCACGGGTGACGGCAACATCCGCGTCTCAGTCGGCGATTGCCGAGGTGACTGCGGATCAGGAAGTGGCGGAGGTGAGCGTGTCGCGGCAAACAGCCATCTTGGAGGCATTCGGGGACACCGTGCGGCTGTCGGCGGAGGCGGTGAACGCGAACGGCCATACGGTGGCGGGGATGGCGTTCACATGGATGTCTGGCGACACGCTGGTCGTCATAGTGGACAGCGTAGGTCTCGTGACGGCTGTGGGAAACGGGGAGGCGGGGATCACCGCAGCGTCGGGCGCGGTGTCGGGGACGGCGACTGTGACGGTCGCTCAACAGCCGGGCTCGGTGGTCGTCACGCCCTCGACCGATACGCTGGTGGCGTTCGGGGATACGGTGCGGCTGTCGGCAGAAGCGATGGACGCGAACGGCCATACGGTCTCGGGGACGGCGTTCACTTGGGTATCCGGGGACACCTTAATCGCCGTGGTGGACGGCACAGGACTGGTGACGGCCTTGGGAAACGGAGTCACTACGGTTACCGCCGCCTCGGGCGGGGCGCTCGGCGATGCGATGTTAGCCGTGATCCAGTCGCCGGAGTCGGTCATCGTGACCCCGCCTGCGGACTCTATCGCGCCGCAGGAAGTGGTGCGGCTCTCGGCCGAGGCGATGGACGCGAACGGCCATGCTCTAGTCGGCGCGAACTTCAGCTGGTCGTCAAGCGACGGTTCAGTGGCGACCGTCGACGCGTCCGGTTTAGTGTACGGTGTCGCAGAAGGCGCGGCTACAATCTCGGTCGAGGCGGGGAGCGCGCAGGGCACCGCGCAGATCACCGTGTTCAACCCGGATCGCGCGGCGTTGGTCGCGCTGTACGAAGCGACGGACGGGCGAAACTGGGTCAACAGGGAGAACTGGCTCACCGACGCGCCCATCGGTGACTGGTACGGCGTCGAAATGCTTGGTGATCGGGTTGGCTACCTAGACCTCAGACGCAATGGACTCACCGGCCAGCTACCTGCGCAACTGGGTACCCTATCTTGGCTACGTCTCCTACGCCTAGGCGGCAACGCCCTCACCGGAACGATTCCGCCTGAATTGGGCAATACGCGCCTGCGAGTACTCACCCTTGGCGACAACGAACTTACCGGCCCGATCCCTCGGGAACTAGGCAAGCTTGATCGCCTGATCTGGCTGATGCTAGACCATAACGCGCTCACCGGCCCGATCCCGGCCGAACTCGGCAACACGAGCTTGGAGGCTCTGTGGCTGAGCCGCAACAAGCTCACCGGCCCGCTCCCACCGGAGTTGGGCAAACTCAAGAGCCTCGATAGCTTCCTCCTTGACGTCAACCCCGGCCTCCGGGGAGAGATCCCGCCCGAAGTACTGGCGTTGCCCTTGGAAAAGCACTTCGATTCGTATGCTACTGGCCTTTGCGTACCCCGTACCGGCGACTTTGACTCGTACGTTAGGAGGGATAACTGGATCGGCTACGCCTGCGGTGAAACAGAACCGGGCTTTCAGATCGAGTTGGTATTCTACCCGGATGTTCCCAGCCAAATCCGCGAAGCTATGTACTCCCAAGCGGAGTATTGGATGGAAATACTCCGGGACACGGAAGCTCCCGACCTTTTTGGCGTACGGCGCTACCACAGCCCGGACTGGGATCATCATAACCCACCGGAGGTATTCGACGACATCCCGCACGTTTTCGACGACATCGTCGTCATAGTCTGGCTCGCCGAA
This portion of the Candidatus Palauibacter polyketidifaciens genome encodes:
- the proC gene encoding pyrroline-5-carboxylate reductase, which translates into the protein MRHSKSSASVAILGAGNIGRAIAEGLVAAGSHAPGEVHVTRRHTQRVADLAKRGFPVSSDNPGAVAACDTVIVAVQPQALDAVLMEIAPHVDAGRHLLVSVVSGASIAAIRRHVGPDVAIVRAMPNTAVALRESMTCLAAEPAHAGALDRVAELFRAVGATLVVEEEHMVPATALCACGVAFFLRAVRAACQGGIEIGFHPEEALRMAAQTALGAAALVRDQGRHPEREIDSVTTPRGCTIAGLNEMEHRGFSSAFIKGITTSAVKAESLYAGD
- a CDS encoding TM2 domain-containing protein → MDRRMAEYEAKKQTPLVAYILLVVFGVVGAHNFYLGRRGQALAQRVARGRNPNRKSSNYIQGCTICVSCLSSGPCWTEPLERENRGWMAGLPRPLRLFAEGS
- a CDS encoding amidohydrolase family protein, yielding MKRILAIRLGTLIAVAAALVSTGVGAAAQSYDLVLSGGRVMDPESGLDAVRHVGIRDGTIAAISESPLDGETVVDVSGLVVAPGFIDLHAHGQNRYSSRLQARDGVTTALELESGTGDVEEWYARREGQAVIHYGATASHGAARRLALGGQEEAVRLAAGLEQVVVMENRLREELGRGALGIGYGIQYTPGARREEIHRMFQLAAEEGVTNFVHIRYAGMVEPGSSIEAVHEMIANAATTGAGVHIVHIGSSGLGQVPTLLSMIEGAQERGLDVTTEVYPYTAASTDIRAAIFDPGWRERFGSDYSDIEWDATGERLTEETFDERRETGGRIIAHIIPQEMFELALAHPLVMVASDGVPFLDGNGHPRGAGTFARVLGRYVREEGLLTLMDAIRKMTLMPAQRLEGYVPQMADKGRIRVGADADIAVFDPDTVIDNATFEAPTQPSGGIEHVIVSGTFVVRDAELIEDALPGQAIRRD
- a CDS encoding DUF819 family protein, with protein sequence MTAQTLYIVAALCLVIAGTEWLVRRTFLRHGGTALMVIIFTAIIANFGLLPTSSTEAEPVPAYDAIFRTVAPLAIVWLLLKVNLRDILRAGLPIITLFLIGSLGTVAGVVAGMALVDGPERIGPLFGPLGGMFTGTYTGGSVNFNAVALRYDVMREGVLFGGASAVDSIMTTVWMAATIAIPRWLRPHWPKSGWSWGGLADAVPGADNRAPDLGIDEDTERIHPVDLALVLAIGFGTLWTSQRLEAWTAAMGFPIPDILILTVIALVLAQFRAITDLSGSRTLGLFSVYLFLCVIGAHCDVRALADIGPLGLALLVFAFTIIVVHGFVTFGAARLLRLDVDIAAVASQANVGGGTSALALARSLGRGDLVLPAVLIGSLGNAVGTFLGLWVARMLPGLLG
- a CDS encoding Ig-like domain-containing protein encodes the protein MTPAVPDPPVPTTVAISPTSAAFHSISDSLRMIATVSDQYGQEMPNVAVAWNSGDTSVATVTEGLVTAVGNGSATVTATAGSATASAEVAVEQSVAELAVSPAAHTLVAIGDTVRFAAEAWDGNGHVVTGAEFMWSSDDESVVTVDAQGLATAAVNGSARVTATSASQSAIAEVTADQEVAEVSVSRQTAILEAFGDTVRLSAEAVNANGHTVAGMAFTWMSGDTLVVIVDSVGLVTAVGNGEAGITAASGAVSGTATVTVAQQPGSVVVTPSTDTLVAFGDTVRLSAEAMDANGHTVSGTAFTWVSGDTLIAVVDGTGLVTALGNGVTTVTAASGGALGDAMLAVIQSPESVIVTPPADSIAPQEVVRLSAEAMDANGHALVGANFSWSSSDGSVATVDASGLVYGVAEGAATISVEAGSAQGTAQITVFNPDRAALVALYEATDGRNWVNRENWLTDAPIGDWYGVEMLGDRVGYLDLRRNGLTGQLPAQLGTLSWLRLLRLGGNALTGTIPPELGNTRLRVLTLGDNELTGPIPRELGKLDRLIWLMLDHNALTGPIPAELGNTSLEALWLSRNKLTGPLPPELGKLKSLDSFLLDVNPGLRGEIPPEVLALPLEKHFDSYATGLCVPRTGDFDSYVRRDNWIGYACGETEPGFQIELVFYPDVPSQIREAMYSQAEYWMEILRDTEAPDLFGVRRYHSPDWDHHNPPEVFDDIPHVFDDIVVIVWLAEVTGAAFDGITDLFRHRIPYQGGVSFRATDATNTRWLDLIARNQLGHTLGIGSLWDIRGLLKNKSRAGEVRDTYVVSPLAQEAFDAAGGASYKGPKVPVHQHGGGRNSNWRADVFGSELMSWGWSDHVPTSAVTLQALADLGYKVDLSLADPYTLPETAAAAALGADEPTLDLRWGAPSTVVVCRPQDDLLRELEILRPGLPRLRHARFRPCQSAQATPPAPRSFPVPLNSSKIQLSRPPDS